The Cervus canadensis isolate Bull #8, Minnesota chromosome 29, ASM1932006v1, whole genome shotgun sequence genome includes a window with the following:
- the LOC122430685 gene encoding 60S ribosomal protein L10-like gives MRGAFGKPQGTVARVHIGQVIMSIRTKLQNKEHVIEALRRAKFKFPGCQKIHISKKWGFTKFNADEFENMVSEKRLIPDGCGVKYIPNRGPLDKWRALHS, from the coding sequence ATGCGCGGTGCCtttggaaagccccagggcacagtggccagGGTCCACATTGGCCAGGTCATAATGTCCATCCGCACCAAGCTACAGAACAAGGAGCATGTGATTGAAGCCCTCCGCCgggccaagttcaagttccctggcTGTCAGAAGATCCACATCTCCAAGAAGTGGGGATTTACCAAGTTTAATGCGGATGAATTTGAGAATATGGTGTCAGAAAAGCGACTCATCCCGGACGGCTGTGGGGTCAAATACATCCCTAATCGTGGTCCCCTGGACAAATGGCGGGCCCTGCACTCATGA